One Channa argus isolate prfri chromosome 15, Channa argus male v1.0, whole genome shotgun sequence DNA segment encodes these proteins:
- the neurod2 gene encoding neurogenic differentiation factor 2, producing MLTRLFSDPSLLPDVQKYSGWEDDSEGEDSKSKDLDQDNQDDMEASELTGGSRTHSEHAGEDDEDDEVEEEDDGEDTEGDRPKKRGPKKRKMTQARIERSKLRRIKANARERTRMHDLNSALDNLRKVVPCYSKTQKLSKIETLRLAKNYIWALSEILRSGKRPDLVSYVQTLCKGLSQPTTNLVAGCLQLNSRNFLTEQQCQEGGRYGSGSFSMHSYPYQCARLSSPHCQPGSNSHPLRTHGYCSAYDSLYGGSGSPEYNSPEYEGPLSPPLCINGNFSLKHQGSASPDNEKGYHYSMHYSGLPGSRPTGAPNLVFGSSGARSGIHSENVLPYHDMHLHHERAPVFDELNAFFHN from the coding sequence ATGTTGACGAGGCTTTTTAGTGACCCCTCACTCCTTCCCGACGTGCAGAAATACTCTGGATGGGAAGACGACAGCGAAGGTGAGGATTCCAAAAGCAAGGATCTGGATCAAGACAACCAGGACGACATGGAGGCCTCTGAACTGACAGGGGGCAGCCGGACGCACTCCGAACACGCCGGTGAAGACGATGAGGACGACGAGGTGGAGGAAGAAGACGACGGAGAGGACACAGAGGGTGACAGGCCCAAGAAAAGGGGACCAAAAAAGCGCAAAATGACACAGGCCCGGATCGAAAGGTCCAAACTGCGGCGAATAAAGGCCAACGCAAGAGAACGAACCCGCATGCACGACCTGAACTCTGCGCTCGACAATCTGCGTAAAGTGGTTCCCTGCTACTCCAAAACGCAAAAACTGTCCAAAATCGAGACACTGCGTTTGGCCAAAAACTATATCTGGGCGCTGTCGGAGATACTACGCTCTGGAAAAAGACCCGATCTTGTGTCATACGTTCAAACTCTGTGCAAAGGACTTTCACAGCCTACGACCAACCTGGTGGCTGGTTGCCTGCAGCTTAACTCCCGTAACTTCCTAACAGAGCAGCAGTGTCAGGAAGGGGGGAGATACGGCTCGGGATCTTTCTCCATGCATTCCTACCCATATCAGTGTGCACGTCTGTCCAGCCCCCACTGCCAACCGGGCTCGAACTCGCATCCATTGAGGACACACGGTTACTGCTCAGCTTACGACTCTCTATACGGTGGCAGCGGATCCCCGGAGTATAACAGCCCCGAGTATGAGGGGCCCCTAAGCCCACCCCTGTGCATCAATGGCAACTTTTCTCTGAAGCATCAAGGCTCTGCTTCCCCAGACAACGAGAAGGGGTACCATTACTCTATGCATTACTCCGGCCTGCCTGGCTCCAGACCTACTGGGGCCCCCAACCTGGTGTTTGGATCTTCAGGGGCCCGGAGCGGCATTCACTCTGAAAACGTCCTGCCTTACCACGACATGCACTTACACCACGAACGGGCCCCCGTGTTTGATGAACTGAATGCGTTTTttcacaattaa